Sequence from the Crassostrea angulata isolate pt1a10 chromosome 9, ASM2561291v2, whole genome shotgun sequence genome:
attgaaaatgatCTTACATTTTcgtaatcttttttattatttaaattattaattatccGTGCAAATCTTACATGACAAAAAGATTTACAAGATGTACAATGGTTGTTTTAGAAACACTTTCCCCCagtttttctaatattttttccaaataattaaagGGTCTGGCAACTAGATTATACTTGCTgaattacatttatatgtaaagTACAATATTTCGATTCTCCAATAACTTTATCACAGAGATTAATTGCcaatataaatttatgaaattgtttcaGTATAAAGAGTATGCAAattaacttgtaaaaaaaaatatttatatagcaATAATTCATAGCCAAACAAACTGCTGAAAATATTAGATACAAAGAGCCAGTAGACAACTTACAGATAAAGTGAATAAAAGTCACTGGGAAAAAGATATAATTCATTGAATcccataaattaaaaaataagaaatggaagaaaatatcgctccgaaaacatattttgtgcacattaaaaataatagaaaatataacGATAATTGTTTACCGTGTCGGTGTGGAATTACTGGCATCCCCAGCCTGATCAGTCTGTTGAACAGGTGGATTTTAAAACAGCTTTTTGGCTAGTTAACAAAATAAATGCAATACTTGAATAAACCTGACAGGGTGCAAAAGTGTCAAATGTTGAACAAGGTGTGAGAAGGTGATGGCTCGGTTAACgatcttaatttttttagtcTCTCTCCGGCTGGCACGTTCAACTTTCAGCAATAAATCTCAAGAAGTGACAGCTATCATAGATCTTCACACTAGATGGAATAACATAATtagtatgagagagagagagagagagagagagagagagagagagagagagagagagagagagagagtttactTTGTGAATTTTTCAAGATAACATCTTGcgtttaagaaatgaattttatatcTTCATGTAATTCATGATATGCCAAGCACTTACAGACTTTCTGTGGTATATAAACACAcgtttatttcaattcccagTTGGCGTCTTTACCTGAGTTAATCCATTTTTGGGTCAAATTTTTCagcttttaatttaaaactttgtCGTACATCTTTTGGGAAAACGTGCTTAAAGTTAAGGAATTGACGAAAAcgttaataaaacatacatgtatttggaaatAGGAATTAAACTAACGgggttaattttgatttttttttttatttgaaaaagatcGTTTGTCATTGCTGTGGAACCTATCATTACCAGAAAGAGTTGTTTGTTTTCTGTAACCCTTCTGATAAAaagatgatattgtataaatagATGTGGTTTTTCATGTTGCACTGAAATCTATTTCAGATATAAAGTTTGAATCTATTCTTCGATGAATGATAAATCATCACACTGTCTATCATGCAGATTATACaactaaattaaaataaatatttaaagaaattgatattgcttagtcagtatttcctctaattttcctacttttgataatattttgattatatttatatgtatctAATACTGAAATAACTCTGATTTTTTCACATCTTGAAGACTTTATaaaggcacgtagcatcaatggggggggggggggggggggggctgccccctttttctcgcagcaacaaattttctgccccctttttctcgcagcaacaaattttcttaatataacatacaaaaaattaaaatttttatggagttgcccactcccccccccccccactttttttcggaccacacccccccccccccaccccccggaATAGGTTTTTGAAGATCCTGAAAAGTTGAGTTGCCCCTTTTTTGGATTTGGCTTAcctccaaccccccccccccctttcacaaatgatgctacgtgcctgttatttatagatttaattgacaaaaaaaactATTATATATTGACCGTTGAGTAATAAACTCTAATTTTActgaattttgtttacatatatttataaaataggcgcttaaaaatctaacaaaaatgtaatttgcttggaaaaacatattttaaaaacaatctgaGACCGAATTATCTAGTCATTAGTTCTCAGTAGTTGAAAAAATTCAGCGTttatgttattgtatttaaaatgctTATGAAGACCATAAAGCTACAGTAATTCTGAATTACcaaaaaatgtgatattttccaAAGTCACTCttccgccaaaaatatagttccTGTTGTTTTCTATAAACTTTGATTActatttctatgccaagttgtaaaATAGCAAGTATGATAGAAAAATTTGAtcttttaatttcctttcagcttgatcaaatgaacttttgatattttgacaagacTTAGTCGAAAACCAAACACGGCTCCTTCCTTAACGTACCAACTCTTTGTTCCCAGCGACCACATACAAATTCAGCGACTGTGTCTTTTctttaaggtgcctcactacaccgtgGAATATTTTCTctaatcagcagaaaattacttgattatgatagatatcactatggataagaagtatttaagtctaaaaggcaaaaaaaaaagttcaattttggatgaaaaattacatttttaaaaatttaattcagttaacatgaacaaaagctccaggcggatttgaactcatgatctgcggttcagaagtcTAATACTTTagccactgagctacgacgatatacaacccaatcgaacaataaaaaaagtttaacaaacatttaaatcgccatcttgtgacgtagtgtcttaaaaagtataagtgtaggtgtagtgaggtaccttaaacaGTCTATACAGGGATATAGAGGTGCATCCCACAAAAACTACTGTAGTGTACACTATATGCATAGTGATTTTCTTAtatctaaaaaatcaaaaaaaaattgttccaaAAAGCTTGTTTTTTTGAAACATTCTTTACATTATTACCCTTTATGTCATATTTCAAAGTCAAcagtttctgatccgctccgctcTACATAAACTGTGAGAagcggagcggatcagaaacttttgacttgggaagatgccATTCTGTaaggataaaattttaaaatgagttaCTCAGTACACTATATATGTTATTCCAGAAGTAACAAATCTGTATGTTGTTATTCAGCAACAGATGGTTGTTTAAAATGgaattcaaaatcaaagtacagCCTTTCAAAATTCAACTATTAATAATGACGTCGCCACTGCTGTTGTGTGTAGctgatttaaaacaaattgtaaataatttgacTGGGAATGAAGCGTTTATTAACTTCTGATAACCGTTCGCTGCCCTTTGCTTAAGGCCTTTCTCGTAGAGATCTGTTACCATTCCCATactgttttaaagttttttgtttttttattttgtgttttgttgtAAAATACCAAATAATGTCATGTGATTTTGGTAAAAAGAAAGAAAGCGTAACCAACGAGAAAAAAAACTGCGCAGGTGTTGATTTATTCGGCCgttaattgtatttttcattaagCGATATAGGTAACATTTATGCAACGaagaatttccaaaatatactgatatttaatatttccatgcatatatgtaatgtaaattattttcatttccattggattataatttttcatgattaaaatctcacctgtcaggtgtgccaacaaaatgtgttttgtacTCTCTATATAGGCAATGGTCTATCATGTGGTATATATACGGATTTTATAAAACGGCATATTAAGCGGGATCGATGATCGTGTCCATTtatagactgtattgatctcacTTAGAAGAAgagttctatataaaaaaaaaaaaaaaaaaagcaaaattgaaaagaaaaacaaagaaccTTTTCTTCACTGAATAATAGTTTTGTAGTTAAACATACGATTTCTTAAAATTCTGGTTAAATATGATGGTTAATTTGTAGACCTCCCAGTCTCCTTAAAGTGACATGGGACACCTGCCGATATTTAAATGcagataaaagtacattataatcaaaatgtcTTCACcgtttatgaaattcaaattttacaatatttgacctaTAAAATAATGTGTACAAAATTTTGGGATatggtaaaaattataaaagagcTGGATTCGAACTCATATTGTACAATTTTCGTAGTTAGTTTACGCTCTAACTCCTTGCGTTACGCTGTTAGGTCacaattttgggaaagaaaagaATCACACTGAATGTTATAATTCATTTCGATTAGGACTAGAGAGGGAAGTACGTCACATAATGGAGGTGTCCCATGCAACCTTAAGCGGATGCAAAAATGCAACCTTGGCACTGGCACACCATCCGACACAGTGTTATTGTTTGTAAAATTCTccaaaaattaatgttttcgGTAACATACTAGTAATATCTTAaatagttattcttttttttttttggtatgattATAATCTTAaatgaattgtttatttatttggtaAATACATACAAACGAAACATAGAACGACtttcaaaatgaattaaaataatttgcaCACAAGcagtattttttgtttgaagtacatgtacaggcTCGTagtattggggggggggggggggctcccccccccctccccctttttccgcagcaacacatttttttaaatttatatagaaaaaattgaattatcacggagttgcccccccccccccccccccacactttctTGGGagcattgaaaaatttaatatggaaataaggaaattaggattgaaattgaagttatactTCACCAGGCGTCATTTCGAAGAAGAGAATAAAATGAATAAGCTTGTctgtaaataaatttacatacaggTTACATTATGtccttttaaaataaagagCTGAACACACAATAGGTTTATTCTCAAATGATAGGTCTAAAAGGTGTCTTATAATTAGTTATAAACCTACTTAACTttaaaccccccaaaaaatcattataaaaagtaCTAGAGTTACATGCACAGCCATCATGAAAAAGTATTAGGGCATGCACATTttgcattaatttaaaaaaatatatatatcgtaTTTGATAAACACAACTTACGTAGATTTTATGCCATCGTGCTTGTTCATAAGCTTATGAATTTAAGACAGTTAAAACaaagtcatacatgtacattgatctctataaaattcatcatttttgtTTCTGACATAGTCCAATGTTTTTAACCAAATTACAGATCCACTTGGAGTTAATTTGTCGCAAACATATTCACATAAagtaaattgattttatattggGTGGACACTTGATACTCCAGCGATGCAGTTTTATTCTCTAGTTTAATAATACAAAAACTCGTGTTCTCTATGTGTGAATTGTTGAATTACACAacctacatgtaataagaaAACTTTCACCGAGACACTGCTAATTGGATAAGCTATTTGGAAACCATTCCGTTGATATTCCATTAAGCAAAAATGTCAATCATTTTGAAAGTCTCAAGAATTTGGACCAAGACCAAATTAAAGTAATTATCACTATCAGAGAATGCTAACATACTAATCCTGCAAGTCGCACCATTGTTACagtagtttttgaaaagatttaattACATTTCCCTATATGTTTAGAACTACCTTCAATTTTTAACCCCTCTTTGGGCTCCGGTGTTGGTCCAGGGTTCACGGGGGGGTTGCGCTTGTGATGatcaattttgttaattaatgaaaatcaatCTTTTTAGGATACGttatttcataaacaatgaTCTTGtcattacaaaatgttaattgAAATGCACTTCAATGGACATTCaattttgtggatcaacttaacaatgaaatccacgaaaatgGTATTCACcgaatatattaaaatatgaaaccaAATTATATCGAAAGTTTAGATAATAATAAAACTAAGACAAAAAAGAGCagttatacatgtgtattttctTTCAGTAGATAAATATAAGTGAACAAAGAATGatgtttttttggtaaaatacaACAGATACAATGCATTTCTAAGATGTGAATTTAAACAAACAACGCCCATCGGCGCATCGCCCTTTTTGACTTAATTAAGTTccgtttttttaagttttttaaacgAAATACAGAAAAAAGCCTCTTAATTCCACTAACTCTAGCAAATTAGCAATTATATACttcaacagaaaattatttgCATTAAACTCCAACATGGCAGTTTACACCCCTCCAGAAGCTCCACTATTGTCCAACGCTCAAAGTTTGAACTTTGCATTTTTCACAAGCGTACGTGTGACATGTCAAAGTTTGgacaaacttgaatatacactatATCAGTTACTTGCACAGCTTCCTTTATTAATCTTTCCActctactatttttttttcaaacaatgagACCACTGTAATTTTAATCAGAAGAGCTCAATTGAGCCTTACGACCATTCCATTCCATATTTTCAGcactatttaaaataaatattaagttGTATTCAAATCATAATAAATACCGACTTATCTAAACTTGTGTTAAAtgtaaattggaaaaaaaaataacaaaaaatataccccgtttccaaaattttaacaacaaTGTACATAGGTTTTCAACTGTTAGCCATGAAACAACTGGAGCATTGACACTCGAGTGTCAATCTCCTTAAAGTGAACAATAAAATCCGTCTATTGctgtttacattttttagaTCAATTTATGCTTAACAAAATAAcagcaattttaaaacataatgtaGCAGACGGGCTTTTTATGAGATTTGCAAAAAGATATAactcaattttcatataatgaCTTGAAATTAAATAGAAACTGGTTTATTTCCCTCttcaataaaattaattcatatggCAGCATTACATGTAGACCTTATGCAGCAATGCTTGAAAACTTGCCCATTAACTTTTTTTGCTTCAACAATAAAACATCAGCTGTAGTGTGTAATCACAAGATATTGCTTTTTTTAGTGTGATATTTCATAAACTTTCCATCCAGAGCTAATTAACGcttaaaacacttttaaaaatgtattgtacACACTGTAAATACGTATCCATAAACTGGgtcatttaacaattttttttccacagagaaacattcaaaatattctttCCCTTAAtggttttttaattcatataattatCAAGCAATGCTTGGAAATATCCACAATTAGGTTATATCTACTTAATATATAATCGAATTAGTCTTCCACTCTTAATCCAAGTTTTAAAATCTAACATGATTAAAATATTCTGTctctaaaacacaaacttttatCACTCCATCCCATTgctaaaatctttaaaaatcattggcTCAAACATACAATGACTGATTTTAAtaccaaatattaaaaaataaacttgtaCATTGAATGACCAGCAGGCAATTCTTTCAAACACCTTGGGAATTTCCATAAATATCCAATAACCACTTTCtgaacaatttcaaataaaagaaagtATTACTGGTAATTAAATTTAAcaacattttgttatttaatggttttttattttgttcaaaaaagtAGGTACTAGTTTTTTGcaagaataaaaattttaaactgtaTTCATTAAcagtgaaaaaaatcaaagttaatcccccccccaaaaaaaaaaaattaacccaaGTAGTTTGTGAACTAATCTTGGCATCAGAATGAACACGTTTCCATGTTCCTGTTTATACATATGCTGATGACTATCTATGAACAGGCTTATGATATTCTCCGACATCTAAGCCTAAGCAGAAAATGTTCTTTACCCTGAGattttgaatgtacatgtatctaaacaAATCATCTAACAAAGAAAGGTCTTAGCAGcaagaaatatattcaatgcACATTAATGTATGATCTGAatggtaaaaaatgacatctAAACTCTGTAGGAAATGATATCCAAACACATGAATCTGAGCTGACCATGTCCTAAGAGACTTTAGCCAGAAATCACACCATGCAGACAGCAGCATGTACTTCTATTGTTTCCTTGGAGAACAATTCAGAACAGAGTGGACATTCTACAAAGGCTGACGGAGAGTCCAGCGTATACTCCTCAAATACTGGTGCCACCTCTGGTaagactaaaaaaaaaatattgaaaaatatcacattgaaaaaaaaataatacagattCAGATTGTTTTCCCCTGCTAACTGTAACTGATTTAAATgctaaagaactatatatgataagagttaaatttggcccccataattcgccattttttaagtttttcgggtacaataaaatgttaacttgttttttagaagagttgatattaaatatatttgccatctatttatttgattttttgcacttactggcagtatatgacgtcagaagtgacgctatttctataattcaatcaaaatcagccaaaaattgacatttttcgtatctatttacgaatgggagaTAAAGGGCGCATGTttaaacaaggaaaattttttgtcacttattagtcttggctagctacatctctgattaaaatattttgtttgttcaagcatgcgctcaatgttttcggaaggaaaaactgcttgaaaacatgcagttttatgctaaaaatgcaaaaatggcgggaaaaggttgtatTTACGATGTCATaattctaaattgtgggcacttgaaccaaaacgaatattatgtaaacacatcacatacatatcttgactaagaaaacaaagaattatagtaaaatgatgatgttcatttaaggCCCACATcatatatatagaggatatctatattgtgtgattttatatttgctttatccaacgagttgaaatggtgtatatattcgcgaggcttgccgagcgaatataaccatttcaacgagttggataaagcaaatataaaatcacacaattatagatgttctatttatctcattcaatttgatttatattatgaagcttttgagacagtcccttgtgtgacccaaggttttttttttcaaagattaaaaacgatgatgcaacgttgtgttatgcggctattgtgaccttgcgcaatacaatttagtacgtcattcctgagataaatctaactgttttaatgtaaagtttcactgaaataaaccttaaaataattttttagctctagataatttttcttagagcttattcacttgattaaatggaaattccgattagaagacttaaataatcaagtttgttgacatacacaaagttgcgaatgctcgttagtttgaatattgactcgaacgaggaacagttgttgatgcatgatgtttaataaaacaaacactaggctagccttatgaaaattgaaaatagtgaataaggatgcttactggtggtggaataaaagtctcatgaaacattatttcggtaagttcttgtatataaacacaacccgAGCggtctgttttcatcgcgtcgtcaggatgaactccttgatagttaacgtaatttgtagttttataaacttcacaaagcaaattgaaagttggaagtgggctaaatttatcaaaaatcttgacaaacaagaaaaagggtcttgtggttacggttatgaataactttgcaaaaaaggtatggggggggggggggctaacccccccccccccccccactcataatagccccccggttccgacgcctgtgctacgcagttatgtgttttccttcatatttgtaattcaaatctttgacaaaatcaattttatattaatttttgtagtagatatagttatgttgaaagtactagcaaatcttcgaaaataggtcactgaggcgttgaagcgaggggctgtgtcaaaagtagttccgaccggaagtatttgatatagcatcacccgtgtgatatagcaaaggtttatcacacgggtaatatacaccacacgtatgagataaagtCCTTTATTGAAATGGGTCAAATATTCTTTGTATAGAAAGGACCCAAAAGGCAAGGATTGAATACCGTAACCCACTCATTTAATAAATTACTTTAAGAAGTCTGGTTAGCCAACCAAATTACCATTCAAATTCACTTATAATtctaaatatgatacatgtatatatcctgCAGTTATATAACTGTACCATTTTTTAGGCAGGAGAGATCAAATTCTTTTTAGCTGCAAAttcttaaataattatatatttcatgtaaagttaCACAGCTCCTTTTTTTCAGGACAAAGAATATCCATCCTGCCCCtttaaatcataaaaagaaTCACCCTTGTGGTGTATGCAATGAATTGTGAGCCACTGAGGATTAAAATCCGATTTGAACCGAAATCTCCACttctgtacatgtacctgtttcaACTAGGCAGATGTCAGGCTGTTGGTTTCCAAAGGTATCAGCAGACGTCTgctcaatattttttcttcctcctatgttgattttattatttttcctattaaatatataaataacaaatacaataaaatgcaAGTTAGTCATTACCATAGTTTATTGTATTGAAACATACTTACAGGTACTGTTACTTTGTTATTTTCAACATCTGAAAACTTTTGAATCCCCTAACAATTTCAGTTTTAGACTTTCTATGTAATCTTTATCTAGCAACAACTCCTGCAAGTATCTCACCTTGGTTTGCCAAAGTTCCCTTTGCCCTTTCCCCCAGATGACCCTGTGGCTGACCCTGCTGCTGTAGACACCCACCTCGACCTCCCCACCCCCTCCATCCCCAGCCAACTCCTCTCCTCATCCTCCAGCTGCTGTCGCTTGGCTCCCCTGTTCAACTTGCTATCCGACCCACTGATGTTCCTTTTCCGTTTTCCGCTGCTAGGCGGAGTGGAACAGTTCAGCCACTGATCATCAGTGGATGAAGGTGGATGAGGGTTCACGGGTCGGCTACAGACTGTCTTACCCACAAAGGAGCTCGATTTTACTCTCTTGGGACTTGTCAATGAATCAACATGTCTGCCATGTTTATGAGATGGTCCAGTTTTTGTCATATGTAAACTTGATGATGGATTTTCACTAACTTTATCTACAATTTTACTCTTGTCTTTTTGCACAGGAGATTCATTAGACATGGATTCAGTCTGTTTACACTCAATTCTAGAATGTCCTGTCCCTGCACTGTCATTTTCATCATTTCCATTCTTATTGTTCATGAATATCTCACAAATATATTCTTGACTCAGTCTAATGAACACCTTTTTTTCTTCTACTGTAAGCTTTCTTTTTAGTTTCTTCTCAAACTTGTGCCTTATATCTGAAAAAAGAAGTCTTGTAGCAAGAAACACTGCTGCATAATTGCAAATTACAAGTAAATTGGACTAAAACTTATCAATTTTGGTGTCTGATCTGTCTCTGGGTTTGACACTTTCAATGGGTACAAATAGCTTGAGGGTCAAACTTGCTGAGCCCCTGAGAatcatttatcaattaaaaaatccaaaaaccAGGTTACATTGCAGCTTTTACACCACAAGTTGCAAGAAATATATTCGTATATGTATAAATGTCAGCAAaacatattgtaaaatattctaCAATACAAAATACCGAGGGATTGGTAAATGATTCAGTAAATGATACGCATGTTTTTTCTGAGTAATTTTGCTACAATTCACTATGTTTCTGTCAAAGTACTCTACATGTTTAAGAtgtcattttgcttttaaacaaTTACAGACCAAAGAACAATGAAATACTTTTACCTGCTATTGTGATTTTGTCCAGTTCTTCCCTCTTAAACTCATGGTCATCTAGAAATGTGAGGGCTTGTTCCTCAaactagaagaaaaaaaattgcaggatAATTATGGTTTTGCTGCATACTTAAATTGGTAAGAAAGTAGACCAAGAGGAGCACGCACaagtagaaccattttaacaagaccttggactttcagttgAACGTAGCTATCtgtttcttgcgtcaaaacaagttacgAATGACGctgtttcaagcaaaatatacactgattgcgtagtcttagctcaaaagcctgacaaatcttgttgatttcaaagagtcatggctgagtggccagcaaagaaatagacaggcctacgtcacgtTGCTGTTTGatacaactacccaaagtccaagcttttgttaaaatggttcttaaATGTACACAAACTGTTGAACTGGGAGGAAAATAAAGCAAGATGAgtgaccaaaaaaaattgaaggatttaaagaaaagtaaaaatttaaaaataatctacTCGAATCAAGAAACGAAACGAAATGgtgtcatatttaaaacaaGGGCAGTTTgtggatttatttgtaaaacacAAACCTGTGGCGATGCCTGCTGAGCTGTATGCATCGAGTACAGTTTTGATTTTCCTTCAGGGGACTCGAGTTTAGAAGGGACTGAGAGCTTGTTCACACTTCCTGATGCAGCAAGAACCAGTTTAGCT
This genomic interval carries:
- the LOC128164064 gene encoding uncharacterized protein LOC128164064; this translates as MGQISVEYIVSFSSQDDKFKVNNLISNGGFKKWLTSAADKSGQAEVTLQLKKAVYLSYIDLGTIWCATVEIKVGRSEWLLNQEFVTLAPTSSVMTPQDCRLESSFNKTRMFGPTDFATDVLKQKWDRVKIICRQPFRRNVQMGLSFVCFKTTEADAISSPENKLNTPKSVKSIQKHFFGKLSSSDGKTKELKSRLMKIAGSGEDGVGQEHCLNRTAKLVLAASGSVNKLSVPSKLESPEGKSKLYSMHTAQQASPQFEEQALTFLDDHEFKREELDKITIADIRHKFEKKLKRKLTVEEKKVFIRLSQEYICEIFMNNKNGNDENDSAGTGHSRIECKQTESMSNESPVQKDKSKIVDKVSENPSSSLHMTKTGPSHKHGRHVDSLTSPKRVKSSSFVGKTVCSRPVNPHPPSSTDDQWLNCSTPPSSGKRKRNISGSDSKLNRGAKRQQLEDEERSWLGMEGVGRSRWVSTAAGSATGSSGGKGKGNFGKPRKNNKINIGGRKNIEQTSADTFGNQQPDICLVETVLPEVAPVFEEYTLDSPSAFVECPLCSELFSKETIEVHAAVCMV